One Nonomuraea angiospora DNA segment encodes these proteins:
- a CDS encoding ABC transporter substrate-binding protein, translating to MTPPTPPRPRRHRRKLGAASLALALAASLAACSSADTPSPSTAASASGPVTLQVWTWNLKGGDPEAEAIIAKYHQENPNVTIKLSEVGGTSDTASKLLAADKAGDTPDVVQLEYRAVPAMVVSGAVKDITADVASAKSGIDPNIWALTTFNNQVYGVPQDIGPMALTYRKDLFDKYGVKVPTTWAEYAKAAEQIHKKDPDAYIASFAANQLEFFAAQATQAGAQWWSTDGNAWKVGIDSEPSLKTADFWEDLVKRDLVKVEPLLTPEWNAQVNKGKILSWAAGAWAPSVIYSVAPDTAGKWESAPLPQWTPGNPAVPFLGGSAYLVPAKSKHAKEAAAFAAWLGASDEGSKLQLTLDIYPGGNAGRQATLTHEPPKLMPQQKDFYQVTDQVIKNTTIPVTWGPNVNIAQSAFGDALNKAALDKTSFRAVYQATQQAVVADLQKSGYTVTK from the coding sequence ATGACCCCACCGACCCCGCCCCGACCCCGCCGACACCGCAGGAAGCTGGGCGCCGCGTCGCTGGCCCTCGCTCTGGCGGCGTCGCTGGCCGCCTGCTCGTCCGCCGACACCCCCTCCCCGAGCACGGCGGCGAGCGCGAGCGGGCCGGTCACGCTGCAGGTCTGGACCTGGAACTTGAAGGGCGGCGACCCGGAGGCCGAGGCGATCATCGCCAAGTACCACCAGGAGAACCCCAACGTCACGATCAAGCTGTCGGAGGTCGGCGGAACCTCCGACACCGCCTCCAAGCTGCTGGCCGCCGACAAGGCCGGCGACACCCCCGACGTCGTGCAGCTGGAGTACCGCGCCGTGCCGGCCATGGTGGTCTCCGGAGCCGTGAAGGACATCACCGCCGACGTGGCATCCGCCAAGTCGGGCATCGACCCCAACATCTGGGCCCTGACCACCTTCAACAACCAGGTCTACGGCGTGCCCCAGGACATCGGGCCGATGGCGCTCACCTACCGCAAGGACCTGTTCGACAAGTACGGCGTCAAGGTCCCCACCACCTGGGCCGAGTACGCCAAGGCCGCCGAGCAGATCCACAAGAAGGACCCCGACGCCTACATCGCCAGCTTCGCCGCCAACCAGCTCGAGTTCTTCGCCGCCCAGGCCACCCAGGCCGGTGCCCAGTGGTGGAGCACCGACGGCAACGCCTGGAAGGTCGGCATCGACAGCGAGCCGTCCCTGAAGACCGCCGACTTCTGGGAGGACCTCGTGAAGCGGGACCTGGTGAAGGTCGAGCCGCTGCTCACGCCGGAGTGGAACGCCCAGGTCAACAAGGGCAAGATCCTGAGCTGGGCCGCCGGTGCCTGGGCGCCCAGCGTCATCTACTCGGTGGCGCCCGACACCGCCGGCAAGTGGGAGTCCGCGCCGCTGCCGCAGTGGACGCCCGGCAACCCCGCCGTCCCGTTCCTGGGCGGATCCGCCTACCTGGTGCCGGCCAAGTCGAAGCACGCCAAGGAGGCCGCGGCCTTCGCCGCCTGGCTGGGCGCCTCCGACGAGGGCTCCAAGCTGCAGCTCACGCTCGACATCTACCCCGGTGGGAACGCCGGGCGCCAGGCGACGCTGACCCACGAGCCGCCTAAGCTGATGCCGCAGCAGAAGGACTTCTACCAGGTCACCGACCAGGTGATCAAGAACACCACCATCCCGGTGACCTGGGGACCCAACGTGAACATCGCCCAGAGCGCCTTCGGCGACGCGCTCAACAAGGCCGCGCTCGACAAGACCTCCTTCCGCGCGGTGTACCAGGCCACGCAGCAGGCCGTCGTCGCCGACCTGCAGAAGTCCGGCTACACCGTCACCAAGTAA
- a CDS encoding carbohydrate ABC transporter permease — protein MPASSAGRRLRIRAVATPWMFATPAIVLFTLFLIVPIGYAVYLSFRGFRIEGGGAFGRRVEAFIGFDNYAAALSDPEYVAGLGRVLLYGVIAIPSVLGLALLFALLLDTPRVRARGFTRTAIFLPYAVPGVIASLLWGFLYLPSTSPITYIARQLNAGPLDFFGFPALYFSLANIALWSGVGFNMIIIFTSLRAIPTSVYEAARIDGASEWQIAWRIKIPLVAPALVLTGLFSVIGTLQLYSEPATLRPMTTTISFTWVPLMKIYQEAFTNDNLGGAAAASVVLAVGILVISLLLLRFFQRRTFGDNV, from the coding sequence ATGCCCGCCAGCTCCGCCGGGCGACGCCTGCGTATCCGCGCCGTCGCCACCCCGTGGATGTTCGCCACGCCCGCGATCGTCCTGTTCACCCTGTTCCTGATCGTCCCGATCGGCTACGCCGTCTACCTGAGCTTCCGCGGCTTCCGCATCGAAGGCGGCGGCGCGTTCGGGCGGCGGGTGGAAGCCTTCATCGGATTCGACAACTACGCCGCCGCGCTCTCCGACCCCGAATACGTCGCCGGGCTCGGGCGAGTCCTGCTCTACGGCGTCATCGCCATCCCCAGCGTGCTGGGCCTGGCCCTGCTGTTCGCGCTGCTGCTCGACACCCCCAGGGTGCGGGCGCGCGGCTTCACGCGCACCGCGATCTTCCTGCCGTACGCGGTGCCCGGCGTGATCGCCAGCCTCCTGTGGGGCTTCCTGTACCTGCCCAGCACCAGCCCGATCACCTACATCGCCAGGCAGCTGAACGCCGGGCCGCTGGACTTCTTCGGCTTCCCCGCCCTGTACTTCTCGCTGGCCAACATCGCGCTGTGGTCCGGCGTCGGCTTCAACATGATCATCATCTTCACGTCGCTGCGCGCCATCCCCACCTCCGTCTACGAGGCGGCCCGCATCGACGGGGCGAGCGAGTGGCAGATCGCCTGGCGCATCAAGATCCCGCTGGTCGCCCCCGCGCTCGTGCTCACCGGCCTGTTCTCCGTGATCGGCACTCTGCAGCTCTACAGCGAACCGGCCACGCTGCGGCCGATGACGACCACGATCAGCTTCACCTGGGTGCCGCTGATGAAGATCTACCAGGAGGCGTTCACGAACGACAACCTCGGCGGGGCCGCGGCCGCCTCCGTGGTGCTGGCCGTGGGCATCCTGGTCATCTCGCTGCTGCTGCTGCGGTTCTTCCAGCGCCGGACCTTCGGAGACAACGTATGA
- a CDS encoding carbohydrate ABC transporter permease, with the protein MTAVPRTGDRQFHHQRRRRPAAARRPRLPLIVLLLGALYCLTPVAWVVIAASKTSRELFTTFSFAPGTGLLENLANLSAYGGGQFWKWGLNSLLYAGVGAILSTLVSAMAGYALAKFRFRGREALFSVILAGVLVPGIVLAVPQYLLMAAVGLAGTHWSVLLPVIINPFGIFLCRVFAAASVPESTLEAARLDGAGETRIFGTIVLPMMVQGLVTVFLLQFVGIWNNFLLPFIMLSDQDKYPITLGLYTFLGKGAGDGDLYSLVIMGSAVSVIPLIALVLVLQRFWRADLLAGGLKG; encoded by the coding sequence ATGACCGCCGTACCCCGCACCGGAGACCGCCAGTTCCACCACCAACGCCGCCGCCGCCCGGCGGCGGCGCGGCGGCCACGCCTCCCGCTGATCGTGCTGCTGCTCGGCGCGCTGTACTGCCTGACCCCGGTGGCCTGGGTGGTCATCGCCGCCTCCAAGACGTCGCGCGAGCTGTTCACCACCTTCTCCTTCGCCCCCGGCACCGGCCTCCTCGAGAACCTCGCCAACCTCAGCGCCTACGGCGGCGGCCAGTTCTGGAAGTGGGGGCTCAACTCGCTGCTCTACGCCGGCGTCGGCGCGATCCTGTCGACGCTGGTGTCGGCCATGGCCGGCTACGCCCTGGCCAAGTTCCGCTTCCGGGGGCGCGAGGCCCTGTTCTCCGTGATCCTGGCCGGCGTGCTCGTGCCCGGCATCGTGCTGGCCGTCCCCCAGTATCTGCTGATGGCCGCCGTCGGCCTGGCCGGGACCCACTGGTCGGTGCTGCTGCCGGTCATCATCAACCCGTTCGGCATCTTCCTGTGCCGGGTCTTCGCCGCCGCCTCGGTGCCGGAGAGCACGCTGGAGGCGGCGCGCCTGGACGGCGCCGGGGAGACCCGGATCTTCGGCACCATCGTGCTGCCCATGATGGTGCAGGGGCTGGTCACGGTGTTCCTGCTGCAGTTCGTCGGCATCTGGAACAACTTCCTGCTGCCCTTCATCATGCTCTCCGATCAGGACAAATATCCGATCACCCTGGGCCTGTACACGTTCCTGGGCAAAGGCGCGGGCGATGGGGACCTGTACTCGCTGGTCATCATGGGCTCGGCCGTCTCCGTCATCCCGCTGATCGCCCTCGTCCTGGTGCTGCAGCGGTTCTGGCGCGCCGACCTGCTGGCCGGCGGATTGAAGGGATGA
- the yicI gene encoding alpha-xylosidase — MKFTDGLWQLRPGVTALYAAEAYDIATEEGAFTVTAPTTVIHRRGDTLNRPVLSLRLSSPLANVIRVRIEHHASDGRGFDLVGAEDGHGIVKTDGATTLTSGELSATMAPGAPWNLSFHAGGRPLTSSGHKSIGHFRLADEAQVDPPPVGGARASVHLAQQLALDVGEVVYGLGERFGPLVKNGQTVEIWNADGGTSSEQAYKNVPFYLTNRGYGVFVNHPGHVSYEIGSETVQRVQFSVAGESLEYFVIYGPTPKQILERYTALTGRPARLPAWSYGLWLSTSFTTDYDERTVTSFIDGMAERDLPLSVFHFDCFWMREFNWCDFQWDPRVFPDPEGMLARLHAKDLRVCVWINPYIAQRSPLFAEAAAQGFLLKRPDGSVWQWDLWQAGMGLVDFTNPEATRWFQSKLRALQDQGVDAFKTDFGERIPLDVAYFDGSSPERMHNLYTHLYNTAVFEVLEERRGRGEAVLFARSATAGGQRLPVHWGGDSGSTYGSMAETLRGGLSLAFSGFSFWSHDIGGFEGTPDPGVFKRWVAFGLMSSHSRLHGSTSYRVPWAFDEEAVAVTRLFTKLKLRLMPYLHQAGLEAHESGTPLMRPMAMEFPGDRNAAHLDTQYMLGPDLLVAPVFTPDGTVELYLPDGTWTNHLTGERVEGGRWRTERHGFTSMPIYVREGAVLPIGARDDRPDYDYLDGLTLRVHPGPDGETTLTVTDHASGEPARFTVTRSGGEVRVSSTLASGWTYELA, encoded by the coding sequence ATGAAGTTCACCGACGGGCTCTGGCAGCTGCGCCCCGGCGTCACCGCGCTGTACGCGGCCGAGGCGTACGACATCGCCACCGAGGAGGGCGCGTTCACCGTGACCGCGCCCACCACCGTCATCCACCGCCGCGGCGACACCCTCAACCGGCCGGTCCTCTCGCTGAGGCTGTCGTCGCCGCTGGCGAACGTGATCCGCGTCCGCATCGAGCACCACGCGAGCGACGGCCGCGGCTTCGACCTCGTCGGCGCCGAGGACGGCCACGGCATCGTCAAGACGGACGGCGCGACGACGCTCACCAGCGGCGAGCTGAGCGCGACCATGGCACCCGGAGCCCCCTGGAACCTGTCGTTCCACGCCGGCGGCCGCCCGCTGACCTCCAGCGGGCACAAGTCCATCGGCCACTTCCGGCTCGCCGACGAAGCGCAGGTCGATCCGCCGCCGGTCGGCGGCGCCCGCGCCTCCGTCCACCTCGCCCAGCAGCTCGCGCTGGACGTGGGCGAGGTGGTCTACGGGCTGGGGGAGCGCTTCGGGCCGCTGGTCAAGAACGGCCAGACGGTGGAGATCTGGAACGCCGACGGCGGGACCTCCTCGGAGCAGGCCTACAAGAACGTGCCGTTCTACCTCACCAACCGCGGATACGGCGTCTTCGTGAACCACCCGGGGCACGTCTCGTACGAGATCGGGTCGGAGACGGTGCAACGCGTGCAGTTCTCGGTCGCGGGGGAGAGCCTCGAATACTTCGTGATCTACGGGCCCACCCCGAAGCAGATCCTGGAACGCTACACCGCCCTCACCGGCCGCCCCGCGCGCCTGCCCGCCTGGTCCTACGGCCTGTGGCTGTCGACCTCGTTCACCACCGACTACGACGAGCGGACGGTGACCTCGTTCATCGACGGCATGGCCGAGCGCGACCTGCCGCTGTCGGTCTTCCACTTCGACTGCTTCTGGATGCGCGAGTTCAACTGGTGCGACTTCCAGTGGGACCCGCGGGTCTTCCCCGACCCCGAGGGCATGCTGGCCCGGCTGCACGCCAAGGACCTGCGCGTCTGCGTGTGGATCAACCCCTACATCGCCCAGCGCTCACCGCTGTTCGCCGAGGCCGCCGCGCAGGGCTTCCTGCTGAAGCGCCCGGACGGGTCGGTCTGGCAATGGGACCTGTGGCAGGCCGGCATGGGGCTCGTCGACTTCACCAACCCGGAGGCGACGCGCTGGTTCCAGTCGAAGCTGCGCGCGCTGCAGGACCAGGGGGTCGACGCGTTCAAGACCGACTTCGGGGAGCGCATCCCGCTCGACGTCGCCTACTTCGACGGCTCCTCGCCCGAACGCATGCACAACCTCTACACCCACCTCTACAACACGGCGGTGTTCGAGGTGCTCGAAGAGCGGCGCGGCCGGGGCGAGGCGGTGCTGTTCGCACGGTCGGCGACCGCGGGCGGCCAGCGGCTGCCGGTCCACTGGGGCGGCGACTCGGGATCGACGTACGGGTCCATGGCGGAGACCCTGCGCGGCGGCCTGTCGCTCGCGTTCTCCGGCTTCTCCTTCTGGAGCCACGACATCGGCGGCTTCGAGGGCACCCCCGACCCCGGCGTCTTCAAGCGCTGGGTCGCCTTCGGGCTCATGTCCTCCCACTCGCGGCTGCACGGCTCCACCTCCTACCGCGTTCCGTGGGCCTTCGACGAGGAGGCCGTGGCGGTGACCCGGCTGTTCACGAAGCTCAAGCTGCGCCTGATGCCGTACCTGCACCAGGCGGGCCTCGAGGCGCACGAGAGCGGGACGCCCCTGATGCGGCCCATGGCGATGGAGTTCCCCGGCGACCGCAACGCCGCCCACCTCGACACCCAGTACATGCTCGGCCCGGACCTGCTCGTCGCGCCCGTCTTCACCCCCGACGGGACGGTGGAGCTCTACCTGCCCGACGGCACGTGGACGAACCACCTGACGGGGGAGCGCGTCGAGGGCGGGCGCTGGCGCACCGAGCGGCACGGCTTCACCTCGATGCCGATCTACGTGCGCGAAGGCGCCGTCCTGCCCATCGGGGCCAGGGACGACCGGCCGGACTACGACTACCTCGACGGCCTGACCCTGCGCGTCCACCCGGGACCGGACGGCGAGACCACCCTCACCGTCACCGATCACGCCTCCGGCGAGCCCGCCCGGTTCACCGTCACCCGCTCCGGCGGCGAGGTCCGGGTCTCCTCCACCCTCGCCTCCGGCTGGACGTACGAACTCGCCTGA
- a CDS encoding carboxylesterase family protein, whose translation MVWIHGGAYEHGFSGSPGYDARHLARDGDVVFVSLNYRLGESAGAGSIAALMVMPSAAGLFRRAVWQSLPGTYFSDALARDVAAAIAAEAGLRPTAADLSGVDPRELPAIVPAAPWQALAAGTSAEELYELVQTDWLFRMPTLRLAEAQAAGAAGPTCTSRPGSPRATAGSCAPATAWTARCCSAPTTPTWARRPSAPSTPSRRAS comes from the coding sequence ATGGTGTGGATCCACGGCGGCGCCTACGAGCACGGGTTCTCCGGCAGCCCCGGCTACGACGCCCGGCACCTCGCCCGCGACGGCGACGTGGTCTTCGTGTCGCTGAACTACCGCCTCGGCGAGTCGGCCGGCGCCGGGTCCATCGCCGCGCTGATGGTCATGCCGAGCGCGGCGGGCCTGTTCCGGCGGGCCGTCTGGCAGAGCCTGCCGGGCACGTACTTCTCCGACGCCCTGGCCCGGGACGTCGCGGCGGCCATCGCCGCCGAGGCGGGCCTGCGTCCGACGGCCGCGGACCTGTCGGGCGTGGACCCGCGGGAGCTGCCGGCGATCGTGCCGGCCGCGCCCTGGCAGGCGCTGGCGGCCGGCACGTCCGCCGAGGAGCTCTACGAGCTCGTGCAGACCGACTGGCTGTTCCGCATGCCGACGCTGCGCCTGGCCGAGGCGCAGGCGGCCGGGGCGGCAGGGCCTACCTGTACGAGCCGGCCTGGCAGTCCCCGGGCAACGGCGGGGTCATGCGCGCCTGCCACGGCCTGGACGGCCCGCTGCTGTTCGGCACCTACGACGCCCACCTGGGCCCGGCGGCCATCGGCCCCGAGCACACCGTCGAGGCGCGCGAGCTGA
- a CDS encoding LacI family DNA-binding transcriptional regulator, which translates to MNIGEIAKRAGVSRSTVSYALTGKRPVSEETKRRILTVIDELGYRPNASARALKEGRTRTIGLVIPPASQRLTDMQLGFVASVVDAAARADLDVLLSPSGGEHERSFERVVTGRRVDGVILMEIRLEDDRVARLQGLGLPFVGIGRTRHPEGMSWVDIDYETLIARCVHHLADLGHRRLALINRSAELVAAGYGPGHRAQAGFDRAIAERGLRGVRVCCADDAQAGQACLQQLLAEHPGLTAVATINEAAVSGMYRGLAEAGLSVPGDFSIAGVAAQRWAESLHPPLTAADVPADELGARAVELLIQRVADPGTPQRHLLLAPPISLRATTGPARPRD; encoded by the coding sequence GTGAACATCGGAGAGATCGCCAAGCGGGCGGGCGTGTCGCGCAGCACCGTCTCGTACGCGCTCACCGGCAAGCGCCCGGTGTCGGAGGAGACCAAGCGCCGCATCCTGACGGTCATCGACGAGCTGGGCTACCGGCCCAACGCCTCGGCCAGGGCGCTGAAGGAGGGCCGCACCCGGACGATCGGCCTGGTCATCCCGCCGGCCAGCCAGCGCCTGACCGACATGCAGCTCGGCTTCGTGGCCAGCGTGGTCGACGCCGCCGCCCGCGCCGACCTGGACGTCCTGCTGTCGCCTTCCGGCGGCGAGCACGAGCGCTCCTTCGAGCGCGTCGTCACCGGCCGGCGCGTGGACGGCGTCATCCTCATGGAGATCCGGCTGGAGGACGACCGGGTCGCCCGGCTGCAGGGGCTCGGCCTGCCGTTCGTCGGCATCGGCCGCACCCGGCACCCGGAGGGCATGTCCTGGGTGGACATCGACTACGAGACGCTGATCGCCAGGTGCGTCCACCACCTGGCCGATCTCGGCCACCGGCGGCTAGCGCTGATCAACCGCAGCGCCGAACTGGTCGCGGCCGGCTACGGCCCCGGCCACCGGGCGCAGGCCGGCTTCGACCGCGCCATCGCCGAGCGCGGCCTGCGCGGCGTGCGGGTCTGCTGCGCCGACGACGCCCAGGCCGGGCAGGCGTGCCTGCAGCAGCTCCTCGCCGAGCACCCGGGGCTGACCGCCGTCGCCACCATCAACGAGGCGGCGGTGTCCGGCATGTACCGGGGGCTGGCCGAAGCGGGCCTGAGCGTGCCCGGCGACTTCTCCATCGCCGGGGTCGCGGCCCAGCGCTGGGCCGAGAGCCTGCACCCGCCGCTCACCGCCGCCGACGTCCCGGCCGACGAGCTGGGCGCCCGCGCCGTGGAGCTGCTCATCCAGCGCGTCGCCGACCCCGGCACCCCGCAGCGCCACCTGCTGCTGGCCCCGCCCATCTCGCTGCGCGCCACCACCGGGCCCGCCCGGCCGCGCGACTGA
- a CDS encoding RICIN domain-containing protein, with amino-acid sequence MTITARRALAAMLIAATLQAVPAPAQAADESISVDFSVAGGAPAYRASGWIYGMTENASGPADHFFRDVKFRYMRAGGAQLGSPGGWVSGAYDRRWNATLAQARRTIALGGQFIILPHDLWGADGYPISRFPGDNGDWSDYDAFLTRLINDVRAAGITVQWDIWNEPNLSLFWNRPQAQYFELWRRSYQRIRAAFPGHLIVGPSCACVPSTTHAFWNAYLDFVRANNVVPDIVSWHSLPGDPVANVAAANATLDARGIPHPRPYQINEYAASNEQNPGDGAWYIARLERAGADGLRANWASAGNLHNDLANLLVRNSAGQHLPKGEWWVYRFYGSQTGQIVSTTPSPAYDAFATRTTGAAKVLVGGGGTTGNVAVGLRRLDATSGIVQNNQVRAVVQRIPFNGGGAVQGPITVQDTVLTLSGNAATVNLPHTNADDTFTITLLPPSDGGFQSVAVAQHSQQCLDNTDLGTADGNVQQQFYCEGGDQQLWNFRPVAGVANTYTLVNQQSGKCLDVSGSSTADGAAVLQWTCAGGAQNQQFTLRRVTYAGNDPHDHQLVARHSGKCVDVSTISTAPKAPVHQWTCNPAGQAGPLNQTWRLWGR; translated from the coding sequence ATGACGATCACCGCACGTCGCGCACTGGCCGCGATGCTCATCGCCGCCACCCTCCAGGCCGTCCCGGCGCCGGCGCAGGCCGCGGACGAATCCATCAGCGTCGACTTCTCCGTGGCCGGCGGCGCCCCGGCCTACCGCGCGTCCGGCTGGATCTACGGCATGACGGAGAACGCGTCAGGACCGGCGGACCACTTCTTCCGCGACGTGAAGTTCCGGTACATGCGGGCCGGCGGCGCGCAGCTCGGCTCGCCCGGCGGCTGGGTGTCGGGCGCCTACGACCGCAGGTGGAACGCGACGCTGGCCCAGGCCCGCCGGACGATCGCGCTCGGCGGCCAGTTCATCATCCTCCCGCACGACCTGTGGGGCGCCGACGGCTATCCGATCTCGCGCTTCCCCGGCGACAACGGCGACTGGTCCGACTACGACGCCTTCCTCACCCGCCTGATCAACGACGTTCGGGCCGCCGGGATCACCGTGCAGTGGGACATCTGGAACGAGCCCAACCTGTCCCTGTTCTGGAACCGCCCGCAGGCCCAGTACTTCGAGCTGTGGCGCCGCAGCTACCAGCGCATCCGCGCCGCCTTCCCCGGCCACCTGATCGTCGGCCCCAGCTGCGCCTGCGTGCCCTCCACCACGCACGCCTTCTGGAACGCCTACCTCGACTTCGTCCGCGCGAACAACGTCGTCCCCGACATCGTCAGCTGGCACTCCCTCCCCGGCGACCCGGTGGCCAACGTGGCGGCCGCCAACGCCACGCTCGACGCGCGCGGCATCCCGCATCCGCGGCCGTACCAGATCAACGAGTACGCCGCCTCCAACGAGCAGAACCCGGGAGACGGCGCGTGGTACATCGCCCGGCTGGAGCGGGCGGGCGCCGACGGGCTGCGCGCGAACTGGGCGAGCGCCGGCAACCTGCACAACGACCTGGCGAACCTGCTCGTCCGCAACAGCGCGGGCCAGCACCTGCCCAAGGGCGAATGGTGGGTCTACCGCTTCTACGGCTCCCAGACCGGCCAGATCGTCTCGACGACCCCGAGCCCGGCGTACGACGCCTTCGCCACCAGGACGACCGGCGCGGCCAAGGTCCTCGTGGGCGGCGGCGGGACGACCGGCAACGTCGCCGTCGGCCTGCGGCGGCTCGACGCCACCAGCGGCATCGTGCAGAACAACCAGGTCCGCGCGGTCGTGCAGCGCATCCCGTTCAACGGCGGAGGCGCGGTCCAGGGGCCGATCACCGTTCAGGACACGGTCCTGACGCTGTCCGGCAACGCCGCCACGGTGAACCTGCCGCACACCAACGCCGACGACACGTTCACCATCACCCTGCTGCCGCCGTCGGACGGCGGCTTCCAGTCCGTCGCCGTCGCGCAGCACTCCCAGCAGTGCCTGGACAACACCGACCTCGGCACGGCCGACGGCAACGTGCAGCAGCAGTTCTACTGCGAGGGCGGCGACCAGCAGCTGTGGAACTTCCGGCCGGTCGCCGGCGTGGCGAACACCTACACGCTGGTCAACCAGCAGAGCGGCAAGTGCCTCGACGTGAGCGGGTCCTCCACGGCCGACGGCGCGGCGGTGCTCCAGTGGACGTGCGCCGGCGGCGCGCAGAACCAGCAGTTCACCCTGCGCAGGGTCACCTACGCGGGCAACGATCCCCACGACCACCAGCTCGTCGCCCGCCACAGCGGCAAGTGCGTCGACGTCAGCACCATCTCGACCGCGCCCAAGGCCCCTGTCCACCAGTGGACCTGCAACCCTGCCGGCCAGGCCGGCCCGCTCAACCAGACCTGGCGGCTCTGGGGCCGATGA
- a CDS encoding MFS transporter, whose product MPAAPLTTPTRQARLARAAVAALFLTNGAVFFNIVPRYPQIKAELGLSNAVFGTALAAHPVGALLAGLLAGAAIRRFRSARVASMGIVVTTVATLFIPFVPNWVAFGGVLFVVGALDAIVDVAQNAHGLRVQRLYGRSIVNSLHGVWSVGAVLGGLMGSAAAGLDIPLAVHLGISATLFSVTALVAYRFLLPGPEDAERPAEAQDGDPSRRAGRRSFTGAAVRMLAALGVLAACGTLVEDAGASWGALYLSGDLRTDAATAGLAVVALQVAMTVGRLSGDRVVDRFGQRTVVRAGGALAAIGMGAALAMPSVPAALAGFALAGLGVATLVPAAMHTADELPGLPAGAGLTIVSWLLRGGFLLSPPLVGFVADLTSLRVGLLSVVLAGTVTVVLGRVLVNRTPA is encoded by the coding sequence ATGCCCGCTGCCCCCCTCACCACGCCCACTCGCCAGGCCCGCCTGGCCCGCGCCGCCGTCGCCGCGCTGTTCCTCACCAACGGCGCCGTGTTCTTCAACATCGTCCCGCGCTACCCGCAGATCAAGGCCGAGCTCGGCCTGAGCAACGCCGTCTTCGGCACCGCGCTGGCCGCGCACCCGGTCGGCGCGCTGCTGGCCGGGCTGCTCGCCGGCGCCGCCATCCGCCGCTTCCGCTCCGCGCGCGTGGCGTCGATGGGGATCGTGGTGACCACTGTCGCCACGCTGTTCATCCCCTTTGTGCCGAACTGGGTGGCCTTCGGCGGCGTGCTGTTCGTCGTGGGGGCCCTCGACGCGATCGTCGACGTCGCGCAGAACGCCCACGGCCTGCGGGTGCAGCGTCTTTACGGCCGGTCCATCGTCAATTCGCTGCACGGCGTGTGGAGCGTCGGCGCGGTCCTGGGCGGCCTGATGGGCTCGGCCGCCGCCGGCCTCGACATCCCCCTCGCGGTCCACCTGGGCATCTCGGCGACGCTGTTCAGCGTGACCGCCCTCGTCGCCTACCGGTTCCTGCTCCCCGGCCCGGAAGATGCCGAACGCCCTGCCGAGGCCCAGGACGGCGACCCCTCCCGCCGTGCGGGGCGGCGCTCGTTCACCGGCGCCGCCGTACGGATGCTCGCCGCGCTCGGCGTGCTGGCCGCGTGCGGCACCCTGGTCGAGGACGCCGGCGCGTCCTGGGGCGCGCTCTACCTGAGCGGCGACCTGCGCACCGACGCCGCCACCGCCGGTCTGGCCGTCGTGGCCCTCCAGGTCGCCATGACCGTCGGCCGCCTCAGCGGCGACCGCGTCGTGGACCGCTTCGGGCAGCGCACCGTCGTGCGGGCCGGAGGGGCGCTGGCCGCGATCGGCATGGGCGCCGCCCTCGCCATGCCGTCGGTTCCGGCCGCGCTGGCCGGCTTCGCCCTCGCCGGGCTCGGCGTCGCCACGCTCGTCCCGGCCGCCATGCACACCGCCGACGAACTGCCCGGGCTGCCCGCCGGCGCCGGCCTGACCATCGTCAGCTGGCTGCTGCGCGGGGGGTTCCTGCTGTCGCCTCCCCTCGTCGGGTTCGTCGCCGACCTCACCAGCCTGCGCGTCGGCCTGCTCTCCGTCGTCCTGGCCGGGACCGTCACGGTCGTCCTCGGCCGCGTCCTGGTGAACCGCACCCCGGCCTGA